The proteins below come from a single Plantactinospora sp. KBS50 genomic window:
- the hisI gene encoding phosphoribosyl-AMP cyclohydrolase translates to MSEPNPKPARESALDPAIAARLRRGPDGLVAAVVRQHGSGEVLMVAWMDDEALHRTLHTGRATYWSRSRQEYWVKGATSGHHQYVRSVALDCDGDAVLVTVDQVGAACHTGARTCFFTELPVTNGGADPAGPVGNADPAGSAGGAGGAGSERS, encoded by the coding sequence GTGTCCGAACCGAACCCCAAGCCCGCCCGAGAGTCGGCGCTCGACCCGGCCATCGCGGCTCGGCTGCGCCGCGGCCCGGACGGCCTGGTCGCCGCCGTGGTACGCCAGCACGGCAGCGGCGAGGTCCTGATGGTCGCCTGGATGGATGACGAGGCGCTGCACCGCACCCTGCACACCGGCCGTGCGACCTACTGGTCACGCAGCCGCCAGGAGTACTGGGTCAAGGGCGCCACCTCCGGCCACCACCAGTACGTGCGTTCGGTGGCGCTGGACTGCGACGGCGACGCCGTGCTGGTCACCGTCGACCAGGTGGGCGCGGCCTGCCACACCGGGGCGCGGACCTGCTTCTTCACCGAACTCCCGGTCACCAACGGCGGCGCCGACCCGGCCGGACCCGTCGGGAACGCCGACCCGGCCGGATCGGCCGGCGGTGCCGGCGGTGCCGGATCGGAGCGGTCGTGA
- the trpA gene encoding tryptophan synthase subunit alpha, whose protein sequence is MSRIAAAFDKARADDRAVLVGCMPAGFPTVPGSIAAMTAMVEAGVDVIEVEIPYSDPVMDGPVIQRASDIALAGGVRTADTLRIIEAVAATGAPVVTMTYWNPIEQYGVDAFARDLAAAGGTGLITPDLIPDEAADWLAASDAYGLDRTFLVSPSSTDARLSMTAGHCRGFVYATALMGVTGARDQAPKAAPALVSRLRAVTDLPVGVGLGVGTGGQAATVAGYADGVIVGSALVRCVLEARDEAAGLTALRRLSAELAEGVRG, encoded by the coding sequence ATGAGCCGGATCGCAGCGGCGTTCGACAAGGCCCGCGCCGACGACCGGGCGGTGCTGGTCGGCTGCATGCCCGCCGGCTTCCCGACGGTGCCGGGCAGCATCGCGGCGATGACCGCGATGGTCGAGGCGGGCGTGGACGTCATCGAGGTGGAGATCCCGTACTCCGATCCGGTGATGGACGGCCCGGTGATCCAGCGGGCCAGCGACATCGCGCTGGCCGGCGGGGTCCGTACCGCCGACACGCTGCGCATCATCGAGGCGGTCGCGGCGACCGGCGCGCCGGTGGTCACGATGACCTACTGGAACCCGATCGAGCAGTACGGCGTCGACGCCTTCGCCCGGGATCTCGCGGCGGCCGGCGGCACCGGCCTGATCACCCCGGACCTGATTCCCGACGAGGCGGCCGACTGGCTGGCCGCCTCCGACGCGTACGGCCTGGACCGCACCTTCCTGGTCTCGCCCTCGTCCACCGACGCCCGGCTGTCGATGACGGCCGGGCACTGCCGCGGCTTCGTCTACGCCACCGCGCTGATGGGCGTCACCGGCGCCCGGGACCAGGCACCGAAGGCCGCACCGGCGCTGGTGTCGCGGCTGCGGGCGGTGACCGACCTGCCGGTCGGGGTGGGCCTGGGCGTCGGCACCGGGGGCCAGGCGGCGACCGTGGCCGGGTACGCCGACGGCGTGATCGTGGGCAGCGCGCTGGTCCGCTGCGTGCTGGAGGCGCGGGACGAGGCCGCCGGGCTGACCGCGCTGCGCCGGCTCAGCGCCGAACTCGCCGAGGGGGTCCGCGGCTGA
- a CDS encoding NAD(P)/FAD-dependent oxidoreductase, which produces MRTAVVVGAGVAGLAVAGALARGGWQVTLLEAQDRVRADPTALVLWPNGIRALHALGLGGGLEAIATPLRDGGIRRPDGHRLVQPRVATGDRAPVVVHREDLHDALIAGLGDRVEIRTGVRVTRAEPGDRPSVSDGRYTYAADLVVAADGIDSAVRRRVAPESAVVSSGCAAWRAVIPWYRAPELPAEALGGEVLGPGYRFVAASLGDRGASGASTRGGIYWIVTAAGAARPEPPATQLALLRRWLAGWPAPVGELLAATDPGDLLQQDVRELRPLPRSYGFPGGDGGVVLMGDAAHAMPHHLGQGACLAFEDAATLSALVAAARPGEQLRAAVESYSRLRLPRATTVVRQTRRMSAVLRARGRLALRARDAALGAITPRLLGNAASTAADWRPPA; this is translated from the coding sequence ATGCGTACGGCGGTGGTGGTGGGCGCCGGGGTGGCCGGGCTCGCCGTGGCGGGCGCGCTGGCCCGCGGCGGCTGGCAGGTGACCCTGCTGGAGGCGCAGGACCGGGTCCGGGCCGACCCCACCGCGCTGGTCCTGTGGCCCAACGGCATCCGCGCGCTGCACGCCCTGGGCCTCGGCGGCGGGCTGGAGGCGATCGCGACCCCGCTGCGGGACGGCGGCATCCGCCGCCCGGACGGGCACCGGCTGGTGCAGCCGCGGGTGGCCACCGGGGACCGGGCGCCGGTCGTGGTGCACCGGGAGGACCTGCACGACGCGCTGATCGCCGGGCTCGGCGACCGGGTCGAGATCCGCACCGGGGTGCGGGTGACCCGCGCCGAACCGGGGGACCGGCCCTCGGTCTCCGACGGCCGGTACACGTACGCGGCGGACCTGGTGGTCGCCGCCGACGGCATCGACAGCGCGGTCCGCCGCCGGGTGGCGCCGGAGTCCGCGGTGGTCAGCTCCGGCTGCGCGGCCTGGCGGGCGGTGATCCCCTGGTACCGGGCGCCGGAACTGCCGGCGGAGGCGCTCGGCGGCGAGGTGCTGGGCCCCGGCTACCGGTTCGTGGCCGCCTCGCTGGGCGACCGGGGCGCCTCCGGCGCCTCCACCCGGGGCGGCATCTACTGGATCGTGACGGCGGCCGGGGCGGCCCGGCCGGAGCCGCCGGCCACCCAGCTCGCCCTGCTGCGCCGCTGGCTGGCCGGCTGGCCCGCGCCGGTCGGCGAACTGCTGGCCGCGACCGACCCGGGCGACCTGCTCCAGCAGGACGTCCGGGAACTGCGCCCGCTGCCGCGCAGCTACGGCTTCCCGGGCGGCGACGGCGGGGTGGTGCTGATGGGCGACGCCGCGCACGCCATGCCGCACCACCTGGGTCAGGGCGCCTGCCTGGCCTTCGAGGACGCGGCCACGCTGAGCGCGCTGGTCGCGGCGGCCCGGCCGGGCGAGCAGCTGCGCGCCGCGGTCGAGTCGTACAGCCGGCTGCGGCTGCCCCGGGCGACCACCGTCGTCCGGCAGACCCGGCGGATGTCCGCGGTGCTGCGCGCCCGCGGGCGGCTCGCGCTGCGCGCCCGGGACGCGGCGCTGGGCGCCATCACCCCGCGGCTGCTGGGCAACGCCGCGAGCACCGCGGCCGACTGGCGGCCACCGGCCTGA
- a CDS encoding MerR family transcriptional regulator: protein MSTTETITPTAGSGGPAGAGGTLSVGEAAARVGLTTYTLRWYEQEGLVAPVGRDSAGRRRYTDLDLDRLVLLTRLRRTGMPVRDMRRYADLARQGRHTMAARRKLFEEHRDRVLARMAALAEDLRVLDRKIDLYRRQEQDC, encoded by the coding sequence GTGAGCACGACAGAGACCATCACGCCGACCGCCGGCTCCGGCGGACCGGCGGGCGCCGGCGGCACGCTGAGCGTCGGTGAGGCGGCCGCCCGGGTCGGCCTCACCACCTACACGCTGCGCTGGTACGAGCAGGAGGGACTGGTCGCGCCGGTCGGCCGGGACTCCGCCGGCCGGCGCCGCTACACCGACCTGGACCTGGACCGGCTGGTGCTGCTGACCCGGCTGCGCCGGACCGGCATGCCGGTCCGGGACATGCGCCGGTACGCCGACCTGGCCCGGCAGGGCCGGCACACGATGGCCGCCCGGCGCAAACTGTTCGAGGAGCATCGCGACCGGGTGCTGGCCCGGATGGCGGCGCTGGCGGAGGACCTGCGGGTGCTCGATCGCAAGATCGACCTGTATCGACGCCAGGAACAGGACTGCTGA
- a CDS encoding ABC transporter permease, protein MSPRILVATIDRILRQLRHDRRTVALLLVVPAVLLTLIYYMYDNQPTPPGQPGMFDRVALIMLGIFPFIIMFLVTSIAMLRERTTGTLERLLTTPLGKLDLLFGYGIAFGLAAAAQASVASTIAYWVFGLDTAGPAGLVILIAVVNAVLGVALGLLCSAFARTEFQAVQFMPVVAIPQILLCGLFVARDQMAGWLHAVSDALPLTYAVEALQEVGAHADPTTTMWRDLGIVAGAVVVALVLAAATLRRRTG, encoded by the coding sequence ATGAGCCCCCGCATCCTGGTCGCCACGATCGACCGCATCCTGCGCCAGCTCCGGCACGACCGCCGCACGGTCGCGCTGCTGCTTGTCGTCCCCGCCGTGCTGCTCACGCTGATCTACTACATGTACGACAACCAGCCCACCCCGCCCGGCCAGCCGGGCATGTTCGACCGGGTCGCGCTGATCATGCTGGGCATCTTCCCGTTCATCATCATGTTCCTGGTGACCAGCATCGCGATGCTGCGCGAGCGCACCACCGGCACGCTGGAACGGCTGCTCACCACGCCGCTGGGCAAGCTCGACCTGCTGTTCGGCTACGGCATCGCGTTCGGGCTCGCCGCGGCGGCACAGGCCAGCGTGGCCTCGACCATCGCGTACTGGGTGTTCGGGCTGGACACCGCCGGTCCGGCCGGCCTGGTGATCCTGATCGCCGTGGTCAACGCGGTGCTCGGGGTGGCGCTCGGACTGCTGTGCAGCGCCTTCGCCCGGACCGAATTCCAGGCCGTACAGTTCATGCCGGTGGTGGCCATTCCGCAGATCCTGCTCTGCGGTCTCTTCGTGGCGCGCGACCAGATGGCCGGCTGGCTGCACGCGGTCAGCGACGCGCTGCCGCTGACGTACGCGGTCGAGGCCCTCCAGGAGGTCGGCGCGCACGCCGACCCGACCACGACGATGTGGCGGGACCTGGGCATCGTGGCCGGCGCCGTGGTGGTGGCGCTGGTGCTGGCCGCCGCGACGCTGCGCCGGCGCACCGGCTGA
- a CDS encoding anthranilate synthase component I has product MSSGTVVPDEASFVAAAAGRRVLPVTRRLLADGETPVGVYRKLAGGPGTFLLESAEPGAGAAGIAWSRYSFIGVRSAATLVERDGRAVWLGTPPSGLPETGDPVEVLRQTVAALTGPDGDAPDGAPPLTGGMVGYLGYDLVRRFERLPELAPDELGVPELGMMLATDLVVLDHFDSSALLVANALLPGPDEPDAPSRVRAAYHRAVGRLDAMTSALSRPNPPMVATVGTADPGRVTSRTADGDYQAAVLAAKEAIRAGECFQIVLSQRFERVTDADPLDVYRVLRMTNPSPYMYLLRFDGFDIVGSSPEAHLKVTGAAGGTRRAMLHPIAGTRPRGASPAADARLAAELLADPKERAEHVMLVDLGRNDLGRVCEPGTVEVPEFATIERYSHVMHIVSTVVGTLRADQTAFDALAATFPAGTLSGAPKVRAMELIEELEPARRGVYGGTVGYFGFGGDLDMAIAIRTALIRAGRAYVQAGAGVVADSDPAAEDRETRNKAAAVLAAIAAAETLRPAR; this is encoded by the coding sequence GTGAGCAGCGGCACGGTCGTACCGGACGAGGCGTCCTTCGTCGCGGCCGCCGCCGGCCGCCGGGTGCTGCCGGTGACCCGGCGGCTGCTCGCGGACGGCGAGACGCCGGTGGGCGTCTACCGGAAGCTTGCCGGGGGACCGGGGACGTTCCTGCTGGAGTCGGCCGAGCCGGGGGCCGGCGCGGCCGGCATCGCCTGGTCCCGGTACTCGTTCATCGGGGTCCGCAGCGCCGCCACGCTCGTCGAGCGGGACGGTCGCGCGGTCTGGCTGGGCACCCCGCCGAGCGGGCTGCCGGAGACCGGCGACCCGGTCGAGGTGCTGCGGCAGACCGTGGCCGCGCTCACCGGGCCGGACGGCGACGCTCCGGACGGCGCGCCACCGCTGACCGGCGGCATGGTCGGCTACCTCGGCTACGACCTGGTCCGCCGGTTCGAGCGGCTGCCCGAACTGGCCCCCGACGAGTTGGGCGTGCCCGAGTTGGGCATGATGCTCGCCACCGACCTGGTCGTGCTGGACCACTTCGACTCCTCGGCGCTGCTGGTGGCCAACGCCCTGCTGCCCGGCCCGGACGAGCCGGACGCGCCGAGCCGGGTACGGGCCGCCTACCACCGGGCCGTCGGCCGGCTCGACGCGATGACCAGCGCGCTGTCCCGGCCCAACCCGCCGATGGTGGCCACGGTCGGCACGGCGGATCCCGGCCGGGTCACCAGCCGGACCGCGGACGGCGACTACCAGGCGGCGGTGCTCGCGGCCAAGGAGGCCATCCGGGCCGGGGAGTGCTTCCAGATCGTGCTCAGCCAGCGGTTCGAGCGGGTCACCGACGCCGACCCGCTGGACGTCTACCGGGTGCTGCGGATGACGAACCCGAGCCCGTACATGTATCTGCTGCGCTTCGACGGGTTCGACATCGTGGGCTCGTCGCCCGAGGCCCACCTGAAGGTCACCGGTGCGGCCGGGGGGACCCGCCGGGCCATGCTGCACCCGATCGCCGGCACCCGGCCCCGCGGGGCGTCCCCGGCGGCCGACGCCCGGCTGGCGGCCGAACTGCTCGCCGACCCGAAGGAACGGGCCGAGCACGTGATGCTTGTCGACCTGGGCCGTAACGACCTGGGCCGGGTCTGCGAGCCAGGCACGGTCGAGGTGCCGGAGTTCGCCACCATCGAGCGGTACAGCCACGTGATGCACATCGTCTCGACGGTGGTCGGCACGCTGCGGGCCGACCAGACCGCCTTCGACGCGCTGGCGGCGACCTTCCCGGCCGGCACCCTGAGCGGCGCGCCGAAGGTCCGGGCCATGGAGCTGATCGAGGAGTTGGAGCCGGCCCGGCGGGGGGTCTACGGCGGCACCGTCGGCTACTTCGGCTTCGGCGGCGACCTGGACATGGCCATCGCGATCCGCACCGCGCTGATCCGCGCGGGCCGGGCCTACGTGCAGGCCGGCGCCGGGGTGGTGGCCGACTCCGACCCGGCGGCCGAGGACCGGGAGACCCGCAACAAGGCGGCCGCCGTGCTGGCCGCGATCGCCGCCGCCGAGACCCTGCGGCCGGCCCGGTGA
- the trpC gene encoding indole-3-glycerol phosphate synthase TrpC — MTAEHAPEGDDSAPTPDGSVLDEILAGVRADVERRRREVPLEQVRELAAAAPPPLDGYAALRRPGVAVIAEVKRQSPSRGQLADISNPAELAAEYAGGGARCISVLTEGRWFGGSLDDLAAVRAAVGVPVLRKDFVVSSYQVHEARAHGADLVLLIVAALPQNALVGLVERIESLGMTALVEVHTEEEADRALEAGAQVIGVNARNLRTLEVDRSVFERIAPGLPSSVVKIAESGVRGPHDLIRYASAGADAVLVGEGLVTQKSPREAVAALVNAGNHPATPRPVR; from the coding sequence GTGACTGCTGAACACGCACCCGAGGGCGACGATTCCGCGCCGACACCGGACGGCAGCGTTCTCGACGAGATCCTTGCCGGCGTCCGTGCCGACGTCGAACGGCGACGTCGGGAAGTCCCGCTGGAACAGGTCCGCGAGCTGGCCGCCGCCGCGCCGCCACCGCTGGACGGCTACGCCGCGCTCCGCCGTCCGGGCGTCGCGGTCATCGCGGAGGTCAAGCGGCAGTCACCGTCCCGGGGCCAGCTCGCCGACATCTCCAACCCGGCCGAACTGGCCGCCGAGTACGCGGGCGGCGGCGCCCGGTGCATCAGCGTGCTCACCGAGGGCCGCTGGTTCGGCGGCTCGCTGGACGACCTGGCCGCGGTCCGGGCCGCCGTCGGCGTTCCGGTGCTGCGCAAGGACTTCGTGGTCTCCAGCTACCAGGTGCACGAGGCCCGGGCGCACGGCGCCGACCTGGTGCTGCTGATCGTGGCCGCGCTGCCGCAGAACGCCCTGGTCGGCCTCGTGGAGCGGATCGAGTCGCTGGGCATGACCGCGCTGGTGGAGGTGCACACCGAGGAGGAGGCCGACCGGGCGTTGGAGGCCGGCGCCCAGGTGATCGGCGTCAACGCCCGCAACCTGCGTACCCTCGAGGTCGACCGCTCCGTGTTCGAGCGGATCGCCCCGGGACTGCCGAGCAGCGTCGTCAAGATCGCCGAGTCCGGCGTACGCGGCCCGCACGACCTGATCCGGTACGCCTCGGCCGGCGCCGACGCCGTGCTGGTCGGCGAGGGGCTGGTGACCCAGAAGAGCCCGCGGGAGGCGGTGGCCGCGCTGGTCAACGCCGGCAACCACCCGGCGACCCCGCGCCCGGTGCGCTGA
- a CDS encoding BTAD domain-containing putative transcriptional regulator has product MLGPVGLVGAAGPVPLSEPVRRLLGLLALRANQPVPQAELAGVPDPATPRSAAALDGPVAELTAALHLAGLPATVLARREGYLLRVSARLVDARRFDRLLVRARVRMSGGDLPGAARLFAAALRLWRPDPDAPEPPLGGVPPGCPPWAAVEASRLVQSRIAAVEDRWECELRLVATAYQAAGAPVVDPSVIEDGMAATARAAEARVALTAALRRHPLRARLWELLLVAAFLGHGRKAAAEMAEVAERTFRDQVGIGAGERLHRLARAAQRGDLAETWAARPDDGRAVRPISGPAGPVPGARPGPPGPRPVPSRLPVPMTPLLGRDGLLGEVERLLAVRRLVTLTGPGGSGKTRLAIAVARRVSAAAWFVDLSAVEDPGRVAETVAATLGVRLGLDHGGPADALGEAIGDADAVLVLDNCENLVTGCAALLRRLLPQCPRLRVLATSRAALRVAGERLVPVPPLAAPTPGTGYTLADLVLHPATRLFLERARARSGQPVAPDSADDVVRLCAELDGLPLAIELAAAWTPLLSVAEIASRTAVDPHLLRSPDPTAPSRHRTVAAAVETSVSQLDDEARTLFEWLAVFGGGFDTETAGQIRGPAGVAALTALADASLVAAVDEGELIQAGGAGGRDRAAGGPPERPAPLGPLARLPEDHPPRQARYRMLVPIRRHALHRLARSGAEEVARRAHARYVVALAERADDRLRGPAQQCWLYRLRAEEANLRWAMRWLAGADTGGEHGDLRLATALAMYCRLEGHYRDGLDWLSAALDRHPDAPAPLRARAGAGAAMLAMLLCDYPVAVRHAERARAACRSVDDRRTEARLELILGSVARDRARYADSAAHLAAATALLADCGDEWGEAQAVQLRGVTAWLSGDLDRADSRLRASLRRFERLGDTEAEATALMNLGAVALYRGDPDRAASLLDAALHRYAAIGFTEGVGWAHNLRGLVDLGARRTARARAHLLVSVAAHRSIGDRWRMASVLEALAEVARLDRDRIRAARLLGAAARIRDEIGAPVPACERAATAATGAALLAELGAVFAVAVREGRRSPLDALLAGGGAIRPSRPSAPAEPPAASAAAPRSA; this is encoded by the coding sequence TTGCTCGGCCCGGTCGGTCTGGTCGGCGCCGCCGGTCCGGTCCCGCTGTCGGAGCCGGTGCGCCGGCTGCTGGGTCTGCTCGCGCTGCGCGCCAACCAGCCGGTGCCGCAGGCGGAACTGGCCGGCGTCCCGGACCCGGCCACCCCCCGGTCGGCCGCCGCGCTGGACGGCCCGGTGGCCGAGCTGACCGCGGCACTGCACCTGGCCGGGCTGCCCGCGACGGTGCTCGCCCGGCGGGAGGGCTACCTGCTCCGGGTGTCCGCGCGGCTGGTGGACGCCCGCCGGTTCGACCGGCTGCTGGTGCGGGCACGGGTCCGGATGTCCGGCGGCGACCTGCCCGGCGCGGCCCGGCTGTTCGCGGCGGCGCTGCGGCTCTGGCGGCCCGATCCCGACGCGCCCGAGCCGCCGCTGGGCGGCGTTCCGCCGGGCTGCCCGCCGTGGGCGGCGGTCGAGGCGAGCCGGCTGGTGCAGTCCCGGATCGCCGCGGTCGAGGACCGCTGGGAGTGTGAACTGCGGCTGGTCGCCACCGCGTACCAGGCGGCCGGGGCGCCGGTGGTGGATCCGTCGGTGATCGAGGACGGGATGGCGGCCACGGCCCGGGCGGCGGAGGCGAGGGTGGCGCTCACCGCGGCCCTGCGCCGGCACCCGCTGCGTGCCCGGCTGTGGGAGTTGCTGCTGGTGGCCGCGTTCCTCGGGCACGGCCGGAAGGCGGCGGCCGAGATGGCCGAGGTGGCCGAACGGACCTTCCGCGACCAGGTCGGCATCGGGGCCGGCGAGCGGCTGCACCGGCTGGCCCGGGCGGCCCAGCGCGGCGACCTGGCCGAGACCTGGGCGGCCCGGCCGGACGACGGGCGGGCCGTGCGGCCGATCAGCGGACCCGCCGGCCCGGTGCCCGGCGCCCGGCCCGGGCCGCCCGGCCCGCGGCCGGTGCCCAGCCGGTTGCCGGTGCCGATGACCCCGCTGCTGGGCCGCGACGGCCTGCTCGGGGAGGTGGAACGGCTGCTGGCGGTCCGCCGGCTGGTGACCCTGACCGGCCCGGGCGGTTCCGGGAAGACCCGGCTGGCCATCGCCGTGGCCCGCCGGGTGTCCGCCGCCGCGTGGTTCGTCGACCTGAGCGCCGTCGAGGACCCGGGCCGGGTGGCCGAGACGGTCGCCGCCACCCTGGGGGTACGCCTCGGGCTGGACCACGGCGGGCCGGCCGACGCCCTCGGCGAGGCGATCGGCGACGCGGACGCGGTGTTGGTGCTGGACAACTGCGAGAACCTGGTCACCGGTTGCGCGGCCCTGCTGCGCCGGCTGCTGCCGCAGTGCCCGCGGCTGCGGGTGCTGGCGACCAGCCGGGCGGCCCTGCGGGTCGCCGGGGAGCGGCTGGTGCCGGTGCCGCCGCTGGCGGCGCCCACCCCCGGCACGGGGTACACGCTGGCGGACCTCGTGCTGCACCCGGCCACCCGGTTGTTCCTGGAGCGGGCGCGGGCGCGGTCCGGGCAGCCGGTCGCGCCGGACAGCGCTGACGACGTGGTGCGGCTCTGCGCGGAACTGGACGGACTGCCGCTGGCCATCGAGCTGGCCGCGGCGTGGACCCCGCTGCTGAGCGTCGCCGAGATCGCCAGCCGGACGGCCGTGGACCCGCACCTGCTGCGCAGCCCCGACCCGACCGCACCGAGCCGGCACCGGACGGTGGCCGCCGCGGTGGAGACCAGCGTGAGCCAGCTCGACGACGAGGCCCGGACCCTGTTCGAGTGGCTGGCGGTGTTCGGCGGTGGCTTCGACACGGAGACCGCCGGCCAGATCCGCGGCCCGGCCGGGGTCGCCGCGCTGACCGCCCTGGCCGACGCGTCGCTGGTGGCCGCGGTCGACGAGGGCGAGCTGATCCAGGCCGGCGGCGCGGGCGGGCGTGACCGGGCCGCCGGCGGGCCTCCCGAGCGGCCCGCGCCGCTCGGGCCGCTGGCCCGGCTGCCCGAGGACCACCCGCCGCGCCAGGCGCGGTACCGGATGCTGGTGCCGATCCGCCGGCACGCCCTGCACCGGCTGGCGCGCAGCGGCGCCGAGGAGGTGGCCCGCCGGGCCCACGCCCGGTACGTGGTGGCGCTGGCCGAACGGGCCGACGACCGGCTGCGCGGGCCGGCCCAGCAGTGCTGGCTGTACCGGCTGCGGGCCGAGGAGGCGAACCTGCGCTGGGCGATGCGCTGGCTGGCCGGCGCCGACACCGGCGGGGAGCACGGCGACCTGCGGCTGGCCACCGCGCTGGCGATGTACTGCCGGCTGGAGGGCCACTACCGGGACGGGCTGGACTGGCTCTCTGCGGCGCTGGACCGGCACCCGGACGCGCCGGCGCCGCTGCGTGCCCGGGCCGGCGCGGGCGCGGCGATGCTGGCGATGCTGCTCTGCGACTACCCGGTGGCGGTCCGGCACGCGGAACGGGCCCGCGCCGCCTGCCGATCCGTGGACGACCGCCGCACGGAGGCGCGGCTGGAGCTGATCCTCGGCTCGGTGGCCCGGGACCGGGCCCGGTACGCCGACTCGGCGGCGCACCTGGCGGCCGCGACGGCGCTGCTGGCCGACTGCGGCGACGAGTGGGGCGAGGCGCAGGCGGTGCAGTTGCGCGGGGTGACGGCCTGGCTCTCCGGCGACCTGGACCGGGCGGACTCGCGGTTGCGGGCCAGCCTGCGCCGGTTCGAGCGGCTCGGCGACACCGAGGCGGAGGCGACCGCGTTGATGAACCTGGGTGCGGTCGCCCTCTACCGGGGCGATCCGGACCGGGCGGCCTCGCTGCTGGACGCGGCCCTGCACCGGTACGCGGCGATCGGCTTCACCGAGGGCGTCGGCTGGGCGCACAACCTGCGCGGGCTGGTGGACCTCGGCGCCCGGCGGACCGCCCGGGCCCGGGCGCACCTGCTGGTGAGCGTGGCGGCGCACCGCTCGATCGGGGACCGTTGGCGCATGGCGAGCGTGCTGGAGGCACTGGCCGAGGTGGCGCGGCTGGACCGGGACCGGATCCGCGCGGCGCGGCTGCTCGGCGCGGCGGCGCGGATCCGGGACGAGATCGGCGCGCCGGTGCCGGCCTGCGAACGGGCCGCCACCGCGGCCACCGGCGCCGCGCTGCTGGCCGAGTTGGGCGCGGTCTTCGCGGTGGCCGTGCGGGAGGGGCGCCGGTCGCCGCTGGACGCCCTGCTGGCCGGCGGCGGCGCCATCCGGCCGTCCCGCCCGAGCGCACCCGCCGAGCCGCCGGCGGCGAGCGCGGCCGCCCCCCGCTCGGCCTGA
- the trpB gene encoding tryptophan synthase subunit beta, which yields MTVNASAPAGELPDSTGHFGRFGGRFVPEALVAALDELDAAHRAAMGDESFRAELDGLLRNYANTPSLLYPARRLSARLAAQVLLKREDLNHTGAHKVRNVLGQALLTRRMGKRRVIAETGAGQHGVAAATAAALFDLDCVVYMGELDTQRQALNVARMRMLGARVVPVTAGSRTLKDAMNEAMRDWVANVDDTHYLIGTAAGPHPFPELVRDFVRGIGDEARQQCLDQFGALPDAVAACVGGGSNALGIFAGFVDDPAVRLYGFEAGGEGVETGRHAASITGGSAGVLHGARTYVLQDADGQTVESHSISAGLDYPGVGPEHAWLHDSGRASYQPVTDAEAMAAFELLCRTEGIIPAIESAHGIAGAARIAPQLAAELGREPVILVNLSGRGDKDVHTAGSYFNLLDKETS from the coding sequence ATGACGGTCAACGCCTCGGCTCCGGCCGGTGAGCTTCCCGACTCCACCGGTCACTTCGGCCGGTTCGGCGGCCGGTTCGTCCCGGAGGCGCTGGTCGCGGCGCTCGACGAGCTGGACGCCGCGCACCGGGCGGCGATGGGCGACGAGTCGTTCCGGGCCGAGCTGGACGGGCTGCTGCGCAACTACGCCAACACCCCGTCGCTGCTGTACCCCGCCCGGCGGCTGTCCGCGCGGCTGGCCGCCCAGGTGCTGCTCAAGCGGGAGGACCTGAACCACACCGGAGCGCACAAGGTGCGCAACGTGCTCGGCCAGGCCCTGCTCACCCGCCGGATGGGCAAGCGCCGGGTGATCGCCGAGACCGGCGCCGGCCAGCACGGGGTGGCCGCGGCCACCGCCGCGGCCCTGTTCGACCTCGACTGCGTGGTCTACATGGGCGAGCTGGACACCCAGCGGCAGGCGCTGAACGTGGCCCGGATGCGGATGCTCGGCGCCCGGGTGGTTCCGGTCACCGCGGGCTCCCGGACGCTCAAGGACGCGATGAACGAGGCGATGCGGGACTGGGTCGCCAACGTCGACGACACGCACTACCTGATCGGCACCGCCGCCGGCCCGCACCCCTTCCCCGAACTGGTCCGGGACTTCGTCCGGGGGATCGGCGACGAGGCCCGGCAGCAGTGCCTGGACCAGTTCGGCGCGCTGCCGGACGCCGTGGCGGCCTGCGTCGGCGGCGGCTCCAACGCGCTGGGCATCTTCGCCGGGTTCGTCGACGACCCGGCGGTGCGGCTGTACGGCTTCGAGGCCGGCGGCGAGGGCGTGGAGACCGGCCGGCACGCCGCGAGCATCACCGGCGGCTCCGCCGGGGTGCTGCACGGTGCCCGCACGTACGTGCTCCAGGACGCCGACGGCCAGACGGTCGAGTCGCACTCGATCTCGGCCGGGCTGGACTACCCGGGCGTCGGGCCGGAGCACGCCTGGCTGCACGACAGCGGCCGGGCCAGCTACCAGCCGGTGACCGACGCCGAGGCGATGGCCGCGTTCGAACTGCTCTGCCGCACCGAGGGGATCATCCCGGCCATCGAGAGCGCGCACGGGATCGCCGGCGCCGCCCGGATCGCCCCGCAGCTCGCCGCCGAACTGGGCCGGGAACCGGTCATCCTGGTCAACCTGTCGGGCCGGGGCGACAAGGACGTGCACACCGCCGGGTCGTACTTCAACCTCCTCGACAAGGAGACCTCATGA